The following proteins are co-located in the Heliorestis convoluta genome:
- a CDS encoding flagellar hook-basal body protein: MLVQQKNQDVIANNLANVNTNAYKKDQAIFRAFPEMLLSRVNDISPTEPGHPGPINPPGRPMPLGRLGTGATLDEIHTSKAPGMVTVTDEPTDLAIIGDGYFVVNTPEGERYTRNGHFTFRNDGTLITQEGYEVQGQNGNITIPTDSEFTIDRAGRILIEGEEIDNLRFVSYNDPPEDEAALAAARAGEAPALPPMGQPPALLKAGDSLYRPSELEGAPALRDMEAGEISLRIGALERSNVNTIHEMVTMISASRAYEANQKAIQAQDGTLDKAVNELGRTQ; the protein is encoded by the coding sequence ATGCTAGTCCAACAAAAGAACCAAGACGTTATCGCCAACAACCTAGCCAACGTTAACACCAACGCCTACAAAAAAGATCAAGCCATCTTCCGTGCCTTCCCTGAAATGCTTCTCTCCCGCGTTAACGACATCAGCCCCACCGAGCCAGGCCACCCCGGCCCCATCAACCCACCTGGAAGGCCCATGCCCCTCGGACGCCTCGGTACCGGAGCCACCCTCGATGAAATACATACCTCCAAAGCCCCCGGCATGGTCACCGTCACCGACGAACCCACAGACCTCGCCATCATCGGCGACGGCTACTTCGTCGTCAACACCCCCGAAGGCGAACGCTACACCAGAAACGGCCACTTCACCTTCCGCAACGACGGCACCTTAATCACCCAAGAAGGCTACGAAGTGCAAGGCCAAAACGGCAACATCACCATACCCACCGACAGCGAATTTACCATCGACAGAGCCGGACGTATCCTAATAGAAGGCGAAGAAATCGACAACCTACGCTTCGTCTCCTACAACGATCCCCCAGAAGACGAAGCAGCCCTAGCCGCCGCCCGCGCCGGAGAAGCACCAGCCCTACCACCTATGGGCCAACCACCAGCCCTACTCAAAGCCGGCGACAGCCTCTACCGCCCCAGTGAACTAGAAGGCGCCCCAGCCTTGCGAGACATGGAAGCCGGCGAGATAAGCCTACGCATCGGCGCCCTAGAACGATCCAACGTCAACACCATCCATGAAATGGTCACCATGATCAGCGCCTCCCGCGCCTACGAAGCCAACCAAAAAGCCATCCAAGCCCAAGACGGCACCCTCGACAAAGCCGTCAACGAACTTGGAAGAACCCAATAA
- the glgP gene encoding alpha-glucan family phosphorylase, whose product MFNYCIGPGLPQVAYFCMEYGLSTSLPIYSGGLGILAGDYLKAARDLGRPVVAIGILWRQGYTNQYIDQDGQPYDTFAEQNFNDLEDTGVTVQVRIRGEDVVCKVWRCDTLGNAPLYLLDAGYPGSPHAWMTRRLYGGEKQDRVAAEMILGIGGVRLLRVLGIDAEVYHFNEGHAVFAGVELIREKMNAGLSFDHAWNETRHQVVFTTHTPVAAGNEVHDHALLQHMEAYNSLTYDQMRDLGGDPFSMTVAGLRLSFMANGVSKLHGRTAQRMWGHLESIPLIFSITNGVHSGTWQDPRMKEAFEKRKDIWSIHMDNKRKLIDYIEKYNKVKLREDALLIGFARRAAEYKRGDLIFRNTAIIEPYLATGRIQIVFSSKAHPNDGMGKALIARLVQFEKKYPNSVIFIENYNMDIAKLLVQGCDIWLNNPRRPQEASGTSGMKAAMNGVLNLSVEDGWVGEGVQSGINGWLLDFHPGEALSEHEQDEWDMQSLYRVLLQEVVPTYYNDRKRWVEMMILSIDMSRWQFSAHRMCREYFDLMYTPTVNNARNLLAQETV is encoded by the coding sequence TTGTTTAACTATTGCATAGGACCCGGACTACCCCAGGTGGCTTACTTTTGCATGGAGTATGGGCTATCCACTTCGCTGCCCATTTATTCAGGCGGTCTGGGTATCCTGGCAGGTGATTACCTCAAAGCAGCACGTGATTTGGGGCGTCCTGTTGTCGCCATTGGTATTTTATGGCGTCAGGGCTACACGAACCAGTATATTGACCAAGACGGTCAGCCTTATGACACCTTTGCCGAGCAGAACTTTAATGACTTAGAAGATACTGGTGTAACCGTGCAGGTGCGAATCCGTGGAGAAGATGTAGTTTGTAAAGTTTGGCGTTGCGATACTCTGGGCAATGCGCCCCTGTACCTTCTTGATGCAGGCTACCCAGGCAGTCCTCATGCCTGGATGACTCGACGCCTTTATGGTGGTGAAAAGCAAGATAGAGTCGCTGCAGAGATGATTTTAGGAATTGGCGGCGTACGATTGCTTAGAGTTTTAGGTATTGACGCAGAAGTCTATCATTTCAACGAAGGCCATGCTGTTTTTGCTGGCGTAGAATTGATTCGTGAAAAAATGAATGCAGGCTTGTCTTTTGATCATGCCTGGAACGAGACGCGTCATCAAGTCGTATTTACAACCCATACGCCCGTAGCGGCAGGGAATGAAGTACATGATCATGCTCTTTTGCAACACATGGAAGCTTATAACAGTCTAACCTATGACCAGATGCGCGATCTCGGTGGCGATCCCTTTAGCATGACTGTTGCAGGTCTTCGTCTTTCTTTCATGGCCAATGGCGTATCAAAGCTCCATGGTCGTACAGCCCAGCGTATGTGGGGCCACCTAGAATCAATCCCTCTGATTTTTTCTATAACCAACGGTGTTCATTCTGGGACCTGGCAAGATCCAAGAATGAAAGAAGCCTTTGAGAAAAGAAAAGATATCTGGTCCATTCACATGGACAATAAGCGAAAACTGATTGACTATATTGAAAAGTATAATAAAGTAAAATTACGTGAAGATGCCTTGTTGATTGGTTTTGCCCGCCGAGCGGCCGAGTACAAAAGAGGCGATCTTATCTTCCGCAACACAGCCATTATAGAGCCTTATCTGGCCACAGGCCGTATTCAGATCGTTTTTTCTTCAAAAGCCCATCCCAATGATGGCATGGGGAAAGCCTTAATAGCTCGTCTAGTACAGTTTGAGAAAAAATATCCCAATAGCGTTATTTTTATTGAAAACTATAATATGGATATTGCCAAACTGCTCGTACAAGGTTGCGACATCTGGCTGAACAATCCAAGACGTCCCCAGGAAGCATCAGGTACTTCTGGTATGAAAGCTGCCATGAACGGTGTACTGAACTTAAGTGTGGAAGACGGTTGGGTTGGTGAAGGTGTTCAAAGTGGCATCAACGGTTGGTTGCTAGACTTCCATCCAGGAGAAGCTCTTTCTGAGCATGAGCAAGATGAATGGGATATGCAATCTTTGTACCGTGTTCTGCTCCAAGAAGTGGTTCCGACCTACTATAATGATCGCAAACGTTGGGTTGAGATGATGATTCTGAGCATCGATATGTCACGTTGGCAATTCTCAGCTCACCGTATGTGTCGTGAATACTTTGATCTCATGTATACGCCTACTGTGAACAATGCTAGAAATTTGTTGGCTCAGGAGACGGTGTAA
- a CDS encoding HD domain-containing phosphohydrolase, with protein MNAIFSFNVTRLLAALSMSLDYTREGLTSHHRRVTYIALSLGQKMNLSSEKMYTLFCASTLHDIGAITFADKHKLANIEIVSPEVHCEKGYQFLKGMSQFHHSALIIRHHHHRWNQPAPDIDSDLLTLSYLIHLADRIEVLLTPSYILSQRKCVIDKIRKLFGSYFPPEYEDLLLETVKKESFWLDLESIYLDNIIENMLIPTPHIEMRSQEIKDIASIFASIIDSKSRFTHRHSSLVCATSKELARLAGFSGEQTAQMEVAGLLHDLGKLSVPESILEKQGSLTPEEYDFIKQHTYHTYHILNHIPGFSTIAEWAAYHHERLDGCGYPFHIDGASLSTGSRIVAVADIFSALAEDRPYRLGMKQEKITDILQKMVKGKGIDGDLATLLLDHYDTFDHLKNSLSS; from the coding sequence ATGAATGCCATCTTTTCCTTTAATGTCACCCGACTTCTGGCTGCACTCTCCATGTCTCTAGACTATACCAGAGAAGGTCTGACAAGCCACCATCGACGGGTTACTTATATTGCTTTGTCTTTAGGTCAAAAGATGAACCTATCTTCGGAAAAAATGTATACACTATTTTGTGCATCAACGTTGCATGATATCGGTGCTATTACTTTTGCTGATAAACATAAACTAGCCAATATTGAAATCGTCTCTCCGGAAGTTCATTGTGAAAAAGGCTATCAGTTTTTGAAAGGTATGTCTCAGTTTCACCATTCGGCTTTAATTATTCGTCATCATCATCATCGTTGGAATCAGCCTGCACCAGATATTGATAGTGATTTGCTTACGCTAAGTTATCTTATTCACCTGGCCGATCGTATCGAAGTACTACTGACACCTTCTTATATTCTTTCACAACGCAAATGTGTCATCGACAAAATTCGAAAGCTTTTTGGCTCCTATTTCCCACCAGAGTATGAGGACTTACTTCTTGAAACAGTGAAAAAAGAGTCTTTTTGGCTTGACTTAGAATCCATCTATCTTGACAATATTATCGAAAACATGCTTATCCCTACACCACATATAGAAATGAGATCTCAAGAGATTAAAGATATAGCTTCTATTTTTGCCAGCATTATTGATAGCAAAAGCCGATTTACCCATCGCCATTCTAGTCTCGTTTGCGCTACATCGAAGGAGTTAGCCAGACTTGCTGGCTTTTCAGGAGAGCAGACTGCCCAGATGGAAGTGGCTGGCTTACTTCACGATCTAGGGAAACTGAGTGTACCTGAAAGTATATTGGAAAAGCAGGGCTCTTTGACGCCTGAAGAATATGATTTCATTAAACAGCATACATACCATACTTATCATATCTTAAACCATATTCCTGGTTTTTCTACCATTGCTGAATGGGCTGCCTATCACCATGAGCGACTCGATGGTTGTGGCTACCCCTTTCACATAGATGGCGCTTCACTGAGCACAGGAAGTCGTATTGTTGCTGTCGCTGATATTTTTTCTGCTTTGGCAGAAGATCGCCCTTATCGTCTCGGGATGAAGCAAGAAAAGATTACAGATATCTTACAGAAAATGGTGAAAGGAAAGGGCATCGACGGAGATTTAGCGACCTTATTGCTCGATCATTACGATACTTTTGATCATCTCAAAAACTCGTTATCTTCATGA
- the spoIID gene encoding stage II sporulation protein D, with translation MPRVRSRLRPFLLGGVAFFLVLVMILGIPLVVLHFYPVVASDQEVGDGEGPFYMRRTLGPGEPVVTIHLSSDETVALPMEEYLVGVIAGEISPRNDMEALKAMAVAARTFAWERMERDVELCATVHCQVWLSPEERFERWGDQTETYTRRIAEAVEATMGELITYEGQVIQATYHGSCGGQTEESKFVWGWDIPYLQSVACIEEPTVREKRFSFDELDAFLGTSLALMSEDRRSEAIAVLATTDSGRAQSVRVGDSEMAGTSFRSVLGLSSTNVDFDWSDEGLLIKTVGNGHAVGMCQTGAAMMAKEGYGYREILGHYYRGIELVKVY, from the coding sequence ATGCCACGAGTTCGCAGCAGGTTGCGGCCTTTTCTGTTGGGGGGCGTGGCTTTTTTTTTGGTTTTGGTGATGATTCTCGGAATTCCTCTGGTTGTTCTTCATTTTTATCCTGTCGTTGCTTCTGATCAAGAGGTTGGTGATGGGGAGGGTCCTTTTTATATGAGAAGAACTTTGGGTCCTGGGGAGCCTGTGGTGACAATTCATTTGTCCTCCGATGAGACGGTGGCGCTTCCGATGGAGGAGTATTTGGTGGGTGTGATTGCCGGTGAGATTTCGCCGCGCAATGATATGGAGGCTTTGAAGGCGATGGCTGTGGCGGCTCGTACTTTTGCTTGGGAGCGAATGGAGCGGGATGTGGAGCTTTGTGCGACGGTTCATTGTCAGGTCTGGTTGTCGCCGGAAGAGCGTTTTGAGCGGTGGGGCGATCAGACGGAGACTTATACGCGGCGGATTGCCGAGGCTGTTGAGGCGACGATGGGTGAGTTGATTACCTATGAGGGCCAGGTGATTCAGGCGACTTATCATGGTTCTTGTGGGGGCCAGACGGAAGAGTCGAAGTTTGTCTGGGGTTGGGATATTCCTTATCTGCAAAGTGTGGCTTGTATTGAGGAGCCGACGGTTCGGGAGAAGCGTTTTTCTTTTGATGAGTTGGATGCGTTTCTGGGGACGTCCCTGGCTTTGATGAGCGAGGATCGTCGTTCCGAGGCAATTGCGGTGCTGGCGACGACCGATTCGGGACGAGCGCAGAGTGTGCGTGTTGGTGACAGTGAGATGGCTGGTACGAGCTTTCGGAGTGTGCTCGGTCTTTCTTCGACAAATGTGGATTTTGATTGGTCCGACGAAGGGCTTTTGATTAAGACGGTTGGCAATGGCCATGCTGTGGGGATGTGTCAGACGGGGGCTGCTATGATGGCGAAAGAGGGGTATGGGTATCGGGAGATTCTGGGGCATTATTATCGGGGCATTGAGTTGGTGAAGGTTTACTGA
- the spoIIID gene encoding sporulation transcriptional regulator SpoIIID, whose product MQDYIRKRVLEVSQFIMESAATVRQTATVFGVSKSTIHKDVTERLPIINPQLAQEVKAVLEKNKLERHIRGGEATRKKYQEA is encoded by the coding sequence ATGCAAGATTATATAAGAAAGCGCGTCTTAGAAGTATCTCAATTCATCATGGAATCCGCCGCCACGGTACGCCAGACCGCGACCGTCTTCGGCGTCTCCAAATCAACCATCCACAAAGACGTAACCGAGCGCCTTCCAATTATCAATCCCCAATTAGCCCAGGAGGTCAAAGCAGTCCTCGAAAAGAACAAACTAGAAAGGCATATCCGTGGCGGAGAAGCCACCCGCAAAAAATACCAAGAAGCATAA
- a CDS encoding RluA family pseudouridine synthase, translating into MTKEWLTYHIKLEEDGRKIESIMRHSLGLSRRMRQKSARNDAFTLNGKKAYLGTRVRAGDTLKIRLHLEEEGHLAAVAMDLEIAYEDDDVIVLNKPPGLEVHPPEQKAAFRPTLAHGVAYYFEQIGLQSKVRPLHRLDKDTSGLVLFTKSAYAHHALDRQLQEGLLKRSYQTLVLGVPSPLEGTIDEPIGRHPSHPLRRQVTADGEKAITHYKVLQVLDSDLSLVAVTLDTGRTHQIRVHFSYLGMPVLGDALYGGQTMRMNRQALHATSLQWLQPRTKEPVEVQVELPNDIQALLTTRT; encoded by the coding sequence TTGACCAAGGAATGGCTAACTTATCACATTAAGCTGGAAGAAGACGGAAGGAAAATCGAGTCCATTATGCGTCACAGTCTAGGCCTCTCTCGCCGGATGCGGCAAAAGTCGGCTCGTAATGATGCTTTTACTTTAAATGGCAAGAAAGCCTATCTAGGTACGAGAGTCCGTGCTGGTGATACCTTAAAGATTCGGCTTCACTTAGAAGAAGAAGGTCATCTGGCGGCTGTGGCGATGGACTTAGAAATTGCTTATGAAGATGATGATGTCATCGTACTCAACAAACCACCAGGCCTTGAAGTACATCCGCCGGAGCAAAAAGCGGCTTTTCGACCTACGCTGGCCCATGGTGTAGCTTATTATTTTGAACAGATCGGTTTGCAGTCAAAAGTTCGACCCCTCCATCGTCTTGACAAAGATACATCAGGGCTTGTCCTGTTCACCAAAAGTGCCTATGCTCATCATGCCCTTGATCGTCAGTTGCAAGAAGGTCTTCTAAAGCGATCGTACCAAACCCTTGTATTAGGAGTCCCTTCCCCCTTAGAAGGCACTATCGATGAACCCATCGGCCGCCATCCTAGCCACCCTCTTCGTCGTCAAGTTACAGCAGATGGAGAAAAAGCGATTACCCATTATAAAGTTTTACAAGTCCTCGATTCCGATCTAAGCCTTGTGGCTGTAACTTTAGATACGGGTCGCACTCATCAAATTCGTGTTCACTTTAGTTACCTGGGCATGCCAGTTCTCGGAGATGCCCTCTACGGTGGACAAACCATGCGAATGAATCGCCAGGCTCTCCACGCCACCTCCTTACAATGGTTACAGCCTAGAACAAAAGAGCCCGTAGAAGTGCAAGTAGAATTACCAAATGATATACAAGCATTGCTTACAACAAGAACGTAA
- a CDS encoding rod shape-determining protein: MFGFSEDIGIDLGTASVLVFVKGKGIVLMEPSVVAINKDTGSIIAVGEEARRMLGRTPGNIVAIRPLRDGVIADYDVTERMLRYFITKACGKSFFFKPRVMVCIPSGVTGVEERAVRQAALQAGARQAYLIEEPLAAALGAGLDIAEANGSMVVDIGGGTTDIAVLSLGGIVCSKSLRVGGDKFDESIVRYIRKEHSLMIGERTAEELKIKIGTAYPAGRRGQEYAEIRGRDLVSGLPKTVQVSALEAYTAMQENIEAVVSGVKEVLERTPPELSADIMNKGIVMTGGGALLEGLDTLIARETKLPVHIAEDAVSSVALGTGIALGMLNYLQKNTILTKKVM; the protein is encoded by the coding sequence GTGTTTGGCTTTAGTGAAGACATTGGAATAGATTTAGGCACCGCCAGCGTGCTCGTATTTGTCAAAGGAAAAGGCATCGTACTCATGGAGCCTTCCGTCGTCGCCATTAACAAAGACACCGGCTCCATCATCGCCGTCGGCGAAGAAGCCCGCCGCATGCTCGGACGTACCCCTGGCAACATCGTCGCCATTCGCCCCTTGCGCGACGGCGTCATTGCCGACTACGACGTCACAGAAAGAATGCTACGCTACTTCATCACCAAAGCCTGTGGCAAATCCTTCTTCTTCAAACCTCGCGTCATGGTCTGCATCCCCTCCGGCGTCACCGGCGTTGAAGAAAGAGCCGTGCGTCAAGCGGCCCTCCAAGCAGGCGCTCGTCAAGCCTATCTCATCGAAGAACCCCTCGCTGCAGCCCTCGGCGCAGGCCTTGACATCGCCGAAGCCAACGGCTCCATGGTCGTAGACATCGGCGGCGGCACCACCGACATCGCCGTCCTCTCCTTAGGCGGCATCGTCTGCTCCAAATCCCTCCGCGTCGGCGGCGACAAATTCGACGAATCCATCGTCCGCTACATCCGCAAAGAACACTCCCTCATGATCGGCGAAAGAACAGCAGAAGAACTCAAGATCAAGATCGGCACGGCCTACCCAGCAGGACGGCGCGGACAAGAATACGCCGAGATCCGAGGAAGAGACCTCGTCTCAGGCTTGCCCAAAACAGTCCAAGTTTCAGCCCTAGAAGCCTACACAGCCATGCAAGAAAACATCGAAGCCGTCGTCAGCGGCGTCAAAGAAGTCCTCGAGCGGACCCCGCCAGAACTATCAGCCGATATCATGAACAAAGGCATTGTCATGACCGGTGGCGGCGCCCTCCTCGAAGGCCTCGACACCCTCATCGCCCGCGAAACCAAACTCCCCGTCCACATCGCCGAAGACGCCGTCTCCAGCGTAGCCCTCGGCACGGGCATCGCCCTCGGCATGCTCAACTACCTCCAGAAAAACACCATCTTAACCAAGAAAGTAATGTAA
- the galU gene encoding UTP--glucose-1-phosphate uridylyltransferase GalU, producing the protein MTPAKTKVRKAIIPAAGLGTRFLPATKAQPKEMMPIIDKPTIQFIIEEAIDAGIEDILIVTGRNKRPIEDHFDRSIELETFLEQRGKKTLLDTVRHIGDLVDIHYVRQKEPLGLGHAIYCARTFIGDEPFAVLLGDDIIRSQQPCIGQLIEAYGEVKNTIVGVQPIPAEHSDRYGIIAPAQEIKENLWQLNNIVEKPSPDQAPSNLAVMGRYVIHPEIFDVLENLPPGKGGEIQLTDALQALHTERQQNLYALQFQGCRYDVGDRMGYLKATVDFALRRDDLADEFRTYLQEALDGKTCK; encoded by the coding sequence ATGACCCCTGCCAAAACCAAAGTCCGTAAAGCCATCATCCCCGCCGCTGGACTCGGTACCCGCTTCCTACCAGCCACCAAAGCCCAGCCCAAAGAAATGATGCCCATTATCGACAAGCCAACCATCCAATTTATCATAGAAGAAGCTATTGACGCCGGTATTGAAGACATCCTCATCGTCACGGGCCGCAACAAAAGACCCATCGAAGACCACTTCGACCGCTCCATCGAACTCGAAACCTTCCTAGAACAAAGAGGCAAAAAAACCCTCCTCGACACAGTTCGCCACATCGGCGATCTCGTCGACATCCACTACGTACGACAAAAAGAACCCCTCGGCCTTGGCCACGCCATCTACTGCGCTCGCACCTTCATCGGTGACGAGCCCTTTGCCGTCCTTCTCGGTGACGACATCATCCGCAGCCAACAACCCTGCATCGGCCAGCTCATCGAAGCCTACGGAGAAGTCAAAAACACCATCGTCGGCGTCCAACCCATCCCCGCCGAACACAGCGATCGCTACGGCATCATCGCCCCCGCCCAAGAAATCAAAGAAAACCTCTGGCAACTCAACAACATCGTCGAAAAACCAAGCCCCGATCAAGCTCCCTCCAACCTTGCCGTCATGGGCCGCTACGTTATCCACCCCGAAATCTTCGACGTTCTAGAAAACCTTCCCCCTGGAAAAGGCGGCGAGATCCAACTCACCGACGCCCTCCAGGCCCTACATACAGAACGGCAGCAGAACCTCTACGCCCTCCAATTCCAAGGCTGCCGCTACGACGTAGGCGACCGCATGGGCTACCTCAAAGCCACCGTAGACTTCGCCCTCCGCCGAGACGACCTCGCCGACGAATTCCGCACGTACCTCCAAGAAGCCCTCGACGGCAAAACCTGTAAATAA
- the flgG gene encoding flagellar basal-body rod protein FlgG, giving the protein MIRALYSASTGMKAQQLNIDTIANNLANVNTFGYKKSRVEFQDLLYQNLRTANLQTPTGIQVGMGVKSSSITTINTNGNLVQTENPTDMAIMGQGFFQLINPQNPAVPYYTRDGSFKIDVDGNLVNADGYILDGVEALPEGAYDISISAEGLITYRDGNADGELAEGGEIPLFMFNNPAGLTKAGRNLLLASEASGEAIEGIPGEGGRGTLAQSYLESSNVQIVEEMVAMITAQRAYEVNTKTIQTSDDMLSQANQLKR; this is encoded by the coding sequence ATGATCCGTGCCCTCTACTCCGCCTCCACAGGCATGAAAGCCCAACAACTCAACATCGACACCATCGCCAACAACTTAGCCAACGTCAACACCTTCGGCTACAAAAAAAGCCGTGTCGAATTCCAAGACCTCCTCTACCAGAACCTCCGCACCGCCAACCTACAGACACCCACAGGCATTCAAGTCGGTATGGGCGTCAAATCAAGCTCCATCACCACCATCAACACCAACGGCAACCTAGTACAGACCGAGAACCCCACCGACATGGCCATCATGGGACAAGGATTTTTCCAACTCATCAACCCACAAAACCCAGCCGTACCCTACTACACCCGTGACGGCAGCTTCAAGATCGACGTCGACGGCAACCTCGTCAATGCCGACGGCTACATCCTAGACGGCGTAGAAGCTTTACCAGAAGGCGCCTACGACATCAGCATCTCAGCCGAAGGCCTCATCACCTATCGTGACGGCAACGCCGATGGAGAACTGGCCGAAGGCGGCGAAATCCCCCTCTTCATGTTCAACAACCCCGCCGGCCTCACCAAAGCAGGCCGCAACCTCCTCCTCGCCTCAGAAGCCTCCGGTGAAGCCATCGAAGGAATCCCCGGCGAAGGCGGACGGGGCACCCTGGCCCAAAGCTACCTCGAATCCTCCAACGTCCAAATCGTCGAAGAAATGGTCGCCATGATCACGGCCCAACGAGCCTACGAAGTCAACACCAAAACCATCCAAACCTCCGACGACATGCTCTCCCAAGCCAACCAGCTAAAACGATAG